Proteins encoded by one window of Thermobaculum terrenum ATCC BAA-798:
- a CDS encoding amino acid ABC transporter ATP-binding protein, protein MNAQNAMVYVEDVHKKFGHLEVLRGITLEVQKGQTIVIIGPSGSGKSTLLRCINHLEKVDSGRIYLEGHLVGYKEVNGRLVELPPKAVARQRAEIGMVFQRFNLFSHMTALENVIEAPIHVRGVPKKQAIEEGLSLLSKVGLADKANNYPSQLSGGQQQRVAIARALAMHPKVMLFDEPTSALDPELVGEVLTVMENLAYEGMTMIVVTHEMGFAREVADEVVFMDHGVILEQGKPEDIFSNPQHERTRTFLRAIL, encoded by the coding sequence GCTATGGTCTATGTGGAAGATGTTCATAAGAAGTTCGGACATCTGGAGGTGCTTCGGGGAATAACCCTGGAGGTTCAAAAAGGTCAGACTATAGTTATAATCGGTCCTAGCGGATCCGGGAAGAGCACACTCCTGAGATGTATAAACCATCTTGAAAAAGTAGACTCAGGGCGCATATACCTAGAAGGTCACCTCGTAGGGTATAAAGAGGTTAACGGTAGACTTGTTGAGTTGCCCCCCAAGGCTGTAGCCCGGCAGCGTGCCGAAATAGGCATGGTGTTCCAACGCTTTAACCTCTTCTCCCATATGACGGCCTTAGAGAACGTCATAGAGGCCCCTATTCACGTTCGTGGTGTTCCCAAGAAACAGGCTATAGAAGAGGGCTTGAGCTTGCTATCTAAGGTAGGACTGGCTGATAAGGCTAATAATTATCCTAGCCAGCTTTCTGGAGGTCAGCAACAGAGGGTAGCTATAGCCAGGGCCCTGGCTATGCATCCTAAGGTTATGCTGTTTGATGAGCCCACTTCAGCACTCGATCCCGAATTGGTGGGAGAGGTTCTTACGGTTATGGAAAATCTTGCTTATGAAGGCATGACCATGATCGTCGTGACTCATGAGATGGGATTTGCCCGTGAGGTTGCTGATGAAGTCGTATTCATGGACCACGGTGTTATTTTGGAGCAAGGCAAGCCCGAGGACATATTCAGCAATCCTCAGCATGAACGCACGCGCACTTTTCTACGTGCTATACTCTGA